The following proteins are encoded in a genomic region of Cryptomeria japonica chromosome 11, Sugi_1.0, whole genome shotgun sequence:
- the LOC131859750 gene encoding uncharacterized protein LOC131859750 → MEDLMTSEFADFVASNGQSVSALRDKYKKDSHAWWYLNGHTSPNLQTLAIKVLSQVASSSSSERNWSTYSFIHSVKRNRLAASKAEELVYVHSNLRLLTHKQNEYKDGSTKFWDVDPERTDLDFSAATQSLLSGESDSQCAASASGSEAACGSSTLPTSSNVNDDVDLDLPSDPYDAIADY, encoded by the exons atggaggatttaatgacaagtgagtttgctgattttgtagcctccaatggtcaaagtgtttccgctctccgtgacaagtataaaaaggattctcatgcttggtggtacctcaatggccatacatcaccaaaccttcaaactcttgcaatcaaagttttatcgcaa gttgctagttcctcttcatctgagcgaaattggagcacatactcctttatccactcagtgaaacgcaaccgactggcagcaagtaaggcggaagagctcgtttatgtgcattcaaacttgcgccttcttactcataaacaaaatgagtataaggatgggagcacaaagttttgggatgtagatccagagcgaactgatttggatttttcggctgccacacaatctttactttctggggagtctgatagccaatgtgctgctagtgcaagtggcagtgaggctgcatgtggttccagcactctacctacatcatctaatgtcaatgatgatgttgatcttgatcttcctagtgacccatatgatgctattgctgattattag